From Zea mays cultivar B73 chromosome 3, Zm-B73-REFERENCE-NAM-5.0, whole genome shotgun sequence:
CACAAGCTAAGCTATGCTACCTAGCTACACAAGTCGAGCAAGCAACTAGTAAGCTACACAAGCAAACTAGCTACACAAGAGCAACAACATTAGCACAAGTGTAAACAAATAATACAAACTAGTGTAGGGAACCTGCAAACCAATAGGAAGAGGTTGACACGTTGACTTTTATTCTGAAGTTCAATGGTTTGCCAACCACTTAATCCTCGTTGATGCAAGCCCAAGGTTGTCATCGACCCTCATGCTAGTGGTGATCCACAAGTCACACTCTCACATGTGGAGTGCTCATACAAGAGCTTTGTCACTTGATCTGGTCAGACTACTTGGCACTCTTCACACCTCAGCACCTCGCTCTAATAGTCTTGCTCTTTGTGTCTCCTAAGGGTGGGCATGCTACCCCCCGCAATGCCTTCTCCCAAGCCACACATAACTTCGTGCGGGATTCAACAATGATCACAACCTCCAAGCAATCTAGGATGTGGCAAGCTTCAAGAGTGACAAGCACCACCAGTTTGCAACTGGATTGCCTAGTGCCACACCTTGCAATCTCTCAATGCAACGGACTAACAGTCACTCACTAGCAATCGGATGCAATCACTACACGCACAAGTGAGTTAGAAGGCTCTCAAGCACTCCCAAGCATGGACACGAAGTCCCTAGGGAACAGCcagccaaggccggccaccacTTCTGCTTGTAGCCTAAAGGGCTAACTAGCCATTGCCCCTTCACTAAGCAAAACACGAGAGCACCGGATCGTCCGATGCACCCCCATCGGACCAAAGGCCATGGTCCAATGCCCCGAGCGCACTGACGTGTCATTCTAACATTCAAACTAGTCATTGGGTGCGCCAACAACTACCCTGGCACAAGGTTCAACGCTCCTAAGTTCAATGGCCATCGGACCAACAACCACACCAATCTGATGTGTTCTAAAGAGCTCCTAGAGTCGCTCCTAGGCCATCGGGCCAATGCCCACAACGTGATGTCTCTTCAACCGTTATCCAACACTAACAAGTGGGGCCAACCGAGGAACAGTGGAACCGAATGATCTGACGCTAGTCAAATGTCATCAGACCATACCTCTCAGTCTGATGCATCCTAGTTCGCCTTCATCGCTAGGGTTAGCCATCAGACTGGTCAGCCCTGCTGGTTTGGTGCTCTCTACAGGGTCTGGTGCCTATCTAAAGGCACTTCTAGATTGAGTTAACAACCCCTTTTCAAATGTGCTAACTCCATAGTAATGCATAAAGTTCTGTTTTATGTAAGTGAGTTAGCCTTTTCTCTGACATTTTCAAAGGGTTTTCACTTCTTACCACACCACTCGATTCTGGCATTGTATGCAAAGTTTGCTCCTTTTATTAGTACAACCATCTCTCCTAAACCTAGTCAAACTCTTCTCTACTCAACCTTAGACCGGCGAAAAAATGCTCTACAAATATATTGTTGCCTTGCGCATTCCATTCCATCTCTAGTGGTGATGCTACACAAGCATCAACCTTCAACAAGCCATTTGTAATCAACACAAATCAATACTTGACTTGATCTCTCTTGAATGATATGATCCACTCCATGTCATCATGTGGACTTGTTGGTTTGTTGATCGCAACTCCGCTTGCTCTTGACCATTGCCTCGGTCCATCGGCGCCAAGTTCTTGCTCAAGCTTCTCCGCCATGTGCGGTCCATCGTGCTAAAGCCTCTAACTTGCCCTTCACACTTGCAATCTGGTTGTCATAGTCAAGTCATGTCTCTTGATCTTCTCTATCTAGCCATGTGGCACCATGTCATGGCTCATGTGCAATGAGCTCCTTCATCATAACTAATTGAGCACTATCAACATGACCAAGACACCTCTTCACCATGGCTTCAAGTGTTGTTCACACTAGTGTACCTTTGGATTAAGCACATGGtatctcaacataaacacatattaGTCCAGGTTGTCACTCAGTTACGAAAATCAAACCAGGGTCTTTCACTAGCAATAAGATCGAAGTGGGCAGTTGGCTATGCAACAACAAGGCCTTTAGTCCCAAGTAAGTTGGTGTGCATAGGCagaggctagagatgaaacccaaCAAAAGAATGATGAAGTAAAGTTAAATAAATATAAAACAGTAATATAGCATCAGTGGTAATAAAAGTAGTGAAGGATGTTTGATTATCATGGTTCTGGCATGTGGATCGTTAATTCCTATTCAGTAAAAAATTGTTGCCTACTTCCAGTCTTTCTTGCCTATTTTTACTACATCCATGCAAATTTTGCCTCATTTCTACCTCTCCTTGAATGGCATTGGTCCCTCAAGTATAGGTGGTAAGGTGGATTATGATGTAATGTTAGGGTCCTCTAGACTTTGTGCCTTAGACTTGGATGTCATACATAATTTTACTGTGGAGTATGCTACTGTGTAGGAGTTACTTTCTTTACTTAATAGATAATATGTCCTGGAGATTGATGTTGAAAAAGATTTTTCACTGCTGCTTCAATCTGAGGACAATGATAGTAATATATGGTGTATGGCAGGAGCCTCAGACTTACACGAGTTCCTTGCTAGGTCGCTGGTCCCAGGGGGTGAAGCCACTTCAAAAAGAACCATGTTGCACACTATCAAACATAAAGGGAATTATACAGTTTGAAAATGAATACATGGTAAATTTAAGGTAGCTATTAATAAAACTTTATTTTACCCTGGTGCCTGTGCACCAGGGAAACTTAACGTGGCTTCGCCCCTGGCTGGTCCTGGATCCCGAGGTCCTTGGGTGTTTGGTGCTGCTGGTCCATAGTTACAAAGTTTCTGGGTCGATAGGGTCGAGGAACATGGTACGCTACCTGTGAGAGATTTTTACATGGTGATAACGACAATGACCCCACATACTCGGATCAGGGACGACGTTTCCGGGTCAAGGGTCGCTACTAGTGTACCCGTTTCTTGTGACTATTTGCTGGCCGTGTTTGCCTAGTTTATTTTCTAGAGCATTCTATTGCGTGCCTGGGAGGGGTTTCTTCTCTTCCTTTTGTATCTTTttaattcttgttaatgaaatgatACACAACTCTCCTGTGTAGTTCAAGAAAAAAAACACATTTTCCACATGCTGATAGATCTATTATGTTACTGTTCACATATCGTTTTCTTAATCTCTAGGACATTTAGTTCCTTATTATGCTCCCTTTTCGGTGGGGGGGTATATTAGGCTGTTTTAATTGGATAATTTAAGGATTTGACAGATACTTTAGTGCCTGCTGAGGATTTGCCAACCATTATGCTGAAAATGAGGTTTCCCTATCCTTTCATGGCGCGTTCTATGATTTTTCATTTTCCCATTTACATTTTTGTTTTTCACTTGTTTGTTGTCTTTTAGGTTTATAAGCCCCACTTGGAATACACATGTTGCTTTAATAAATTATACTCATGGCCCAATGATCGTGAGAGTTGACAGGCTTGATAATTCTATTCGAATATAATAAGCCATGTTATAAGACAAGGTTTATGACCTAAATGCTTATGAGGCCAAGTTACTAGAGATGAGGCTAGGCACGTTTATATGGGGCAACTCAGGAAATTTCAATGAGTTGATGGCCTGATTGAATTCTTAGTTCTCATATTATATATAAGTAAGTGGCACAGAATCCTTTACTGAGGACCAAAATGACTGAAAAAAcatgcaatggggttcaagggccaaaatGATTACTTGTATTACTGCACAAGGAAACATTGGAATGACTAATGAGTGCTAATCCTcactttcttttcccctttctaGTCAGGAGTGTGCCCAACTTGGAGACGCTCCTATGCTATCACCATTTTAGAGTTAGGTGTTTCCAAAGTTTGATGTTCCTGGAGCATAGCATTCAGTGTGGAACAAACAGTTATTTTTGAAGTTTGGCATGGTAATCTGGATGATTAAGTGTTGATTTTCTCTTGCAGATATATGGTGTTGTGCGGAAAGAAATCTGGTACCGCCCTGACATGTACTTCTACCGTGACATGCTATACATGCTAGCGAGGAACAAGAAAATTAATGAAACAAGGCAGGTATGGGCGGATCTCAAGTCTGAAGACGTGCTATTTGATCAGCACACTTATGGCGACATTGTGAGGGCCTTCTGTGATGCTGATTTGATTGACCTTGCAATGGAAATCTATGATGACATGAGGAGCTCCCCCGACCCTCCTCTATCATTGCCGTTCCGTGTTATCCTGAAAGGGTTGGTTCCATACCCTGAACTGAGGGAGAAGATAAAGCAGGATTTTCTGGAGCTTTTCCCAGATATGATTGTGTATGATCCACCAGATACCTTatctgatatagatgaagaattcAAGTTTTGATGAATGTACGCCTTCATCCGGATTCAGTGCTTCTGAGTTACATTCCCTGCACTGCAGGCAAACCTCCATTTCTCGTTCTTTTGGTGGGCTAGATCAATTGTAAATGTAGCTGTCTCGATCTGCCCAGTAGCTGTGGTACCACCAATTTTAACCTCTTGATGAACCATTTTTGTTAATCTATGCTTTGGAGAATTGTCTGCTTCCGTCTGTGTCTCGTCCTACTTTGAATCACCTTGTTCTGAAGTTTGGTACTGCTGCTGTGCACTGAGATTTGTGTTCCGTTGATCCCTGCTATATAATCATTTGTACACTTCAAAGAGAATCATTTGTAGGTCTTAGTTAGCCTTTAAGGTCACATAAAACTGATCCAGGGAAATTGATCCGTCGATATTAAATCATTTCTGCACTTGAACGAGAATTTCCCGTCGACAATTATATATTTTCCAGTCTTTTACAGGTTTTATGCAATCTTGAAGGTTGTATATATAGTCAATGTAATTGTATATAAATGTTTCTTCAAGCTTTGATGTACAATATTTGAAACATACGCTACGACCTGTCGCTAGCAGCATGTCACGAATTGTTGACACCCACCATGTCTATCCTGATACATGAATTAGGATAGAATTCCCAAACTCTCAGGAACTGCAGGCAGTGCAGACTCCCAGCTCATACTGAGGAACCAGAATACACAGTGCATAGCTGGAAGAGTATAAGAATTAAGGTTGCCAAATTCACAGCAACAATTTGGTACATGTACAACAGGTGTAGTTGGCAAAATGTCGCTAGCTTAGTCAGCACCTGAGATCTCAACAACTAACTCCAGAGTCCAAATGGGTTTCAAGGAAATGCCTGGACAACACAATTACAATCTAGTAACTTGCTCGCGATACATGTGAATTTTTGTGGGCGATGTGTAAGCAGCTACTATTCTGGTAGACTGAACTGGTCCATCACAGGACATGCTCTAAGAGTCTGGAAGTTTAGACTTGCATCTTTTTGCAGGAGGGTAGGCAGGTTGCTGAGGTCGAACGGGCTTACGGTCGCAAGCTTCACGGAGAGGAGTTGAGgccaaaaaaaagaaaagagtaaAATTGGTAGGACTTTCGGAAGACGGATAAATCCCACGGCACCGGATTCGCTTGAAACGGGCTCTGCTGTTTACCTCAATCTCAGCGATTGCACGTAGTGCAATGGAGAAAAACGGATCGAGTTGTGTATAAGAAACGGTAATACGTGGACAGAAGGGAACGGCATTCCAGATCCATCTCCAGCTTCAGCACAGGTTTGTTTGGGTGGACTGCAAGCTCGTATAGCCTCTGATAAGAGCGCTCCTCAACTCCATTgatgaataaataaataaataaaaacacTAAAACGGAACGGGCGTTGACATATTCAACACAAAAGCGCAGAGCAGAGTACGTGCGGTTGGTTTGGCATCATCAACTCCGGAGTCACTTATTTCCTCTTGCAAATATGGTTATATCCAAATCTTTTGCCGTTGGGTTGACATTGCCTTCTATGCGAAAATGACAGAATGTTGCCTTTCTGTTGGTCTGGCGACGTCTTCCCTTCTCACCTGTCATCAGACATGACACAGTCGAGCAACACACTGAGATGCTTTTTTTGTTGTTCTCACTGTCGCCTTTCTTCACCACGTACCATGTCACTTTGTCGACAGAGAAAGCGACGACTTCTTTTTCATAATGGAGAAGACGATGCTCGGGTTCTGGAATAATCGAGTAACATACAGAACTGATTCGTCTGCTCGCCGATAGCATCTTTTGCCGTTGGAACGTGATCGTGCGGTCAGGGGAAAAAAAATAGGACGACGTGTATATTATAGTAATTCCCAAACTCTCAGGAATTGCAGGCAATGCAGATTCCCAGCTCATACTGAGGAACCAGAATACAGTGTATAGCTGGAAGCGTGTTTGTTTCCTTGGAAATGAAACTTATTCCATAAATAATATTCTAGATATTAGATTTCTAAAGAAAGTAATTCCTTAGAATTTGATTTAATTCAATTTTTTTGTTTGGATGCTAATGGAATTCTTTTCCATGAATCAAATTTAATATCCTGTTTGGATAGTTATATATAGAATTTACGTATTTGGAGGGAAGTAACCACATCAACTTGTACACGACAAAATACACATGTTTCTTGTGTGCACATGTGCCTTGATGAGTCATATACATGTGCAATAGATTAGAGACAAGTTTTCACCCTATAATTTATCAAGCAACATGCATCACGATAATAGTAATAATAATGCAGATTTGTCTCAAATATCTACATATCATTGGAACACATTACTTACTACTCAATGTGATGTTCAATTCACCCAACATAAACTAAGACAGCAACATCAACACACCCAACAACAGTTCAATTCACCCACAACTCGGTTCACTTTTTAAGTTGCTTCAACAGCCATCTCTTCCTCAGGATCACTGGAAGTGTCAATAAAGACTCGTACTTGCGCGCATCACCTGTTAAGATATCAAACAAGTCTAAAAATGTGTCTTCATCTAACCCATCTATCTCCTCCAATGTGCtaaaaatttcttttgatgttggcTCTTTTGGTGCTTCATCCCTAATAGCTTCAGTGAACTCGTACGGCCGCTAGCTATGGATCGCTCGCATCGCGCAGCATGGACATGGATGGGACAAACGGTGAATTGGGATGGCCGGATGGAACCCTAGCGACCCACATGCTCTTACATATTTTTGGATCAGAAAAGAAGGCCTCGACGAACTGCCGATGCAACTCTTCCATCCACCACAGGCGGGCGGCACTCGGGGACGACACAGTCCAAGAGGCGGCGGCACGAGCGTGTAGCGCAGCGCTCAGGAGGAGACGACAGGTTGAGGAGAGGAATCTGTTCCTCGTTTTAGGGTAGGAAAGTTTTGCAGGCTTCTGAATTCTGATTTCAGCCCATGAAATGGATGGAAAGTTAGTTTCCAATTCTATAACTTGCCAAACAGGTCAGCCCAAGAATTAAATTCCAATTCAACCCAATTCCAATCAAATTCACAGCAACAATCTGGTATATTTACAACAGGTGTAGTTGGCAAAATGTCGCTAGCACTAGACAACACAATTACAAACTCGTTTTTGCTTAGCTTAGTCAATACCTGAGTTCTCTACAACTAACTCCAAAGTCCAAATGGGTTTCAAGGAAATGCCTGGACCATATTCAATGCCTATGCAACCAAAATTCTTCAACAGGTGTCAACCTTCAGCATCCCAACTAAAGAGAGTTGTCCTGGATCTCATGCAGCGTTCAGCAATCCCAGAATGCATCTGCAAGGACATTGATAAATACGACAGAAGTAAATCAAACAAATCAATTGTTTGAAGTTGTAGCTAACAGTAAAAAAAATACCAAAAATTACAATTGACAGTCTCATAAACCTAACGGTCCCATGGTGCACATGCCAACAGAACTTCAGAGCTCTGCATATGAAATGAATTGATGGTATGTAACATCAAAGCACAAAAGGTTAACGCTTACCATCAGAACCCATCACCAAAATGTTGCAGAATTAGTGCAGAAATATGCCTGCCTGAGCTCCATGCTCATAGATTCTGTAGCTGAAAAGGCACCCAGATTGATATACTACACATACTGTGTAGACAATCATCTAAAGCAAGCCCACTTTACCCAAATTGTGAAATAACAAGTAGAAAGGTGATCTGGTATGTCTGACTGCATGGAAACCATAGGCGAATAAAAGGTAGGAAGAGTGATTCAATAACTTTGGTGATAACTAGTATTCAGCAAGAAAGAAGGTAACATACAATGTCCCAAGAAGCAGAGAAACCATCAGTTGAAAGGCGCCAGCTTCCACGCTGTGACTCAACACCATTCTTTCCATCAGATGATCCAAGTTCAAGCAGTTCATCAAACTTGTCCTCATCAGACTCGTACCTATGGCGCTTTCTCCTATTCCTCTTTCTCCTTTTATGGCTGCTTCTAGTTAGATCTTCAACATCAATATCAGGCATATGTGAAATTGAGAACCCATAATTCCGAACCAATGAGTAATCATCAGCCTTGTGAAATTCTATTTTGTTATGAGAGAAAAAAGATTCACAAGAATCTCCTGATTTGCATTCTTTCGACAATTCACAGAAAATTATCCAGGACTGAATGCCTACCCACTTAAGCACACCAGGTAATTCTGTCTCCACAAGTTCCTTCATGAGAGCAAAATGATCAGCATCAGTCAAATGGTTTCCGCCCTTCAAAAGTTCTTCCATTTGCCCCCATTCTTCGTGTTGTTCTTCATCGTTCATGAGCCGCCAAAGTTGTCTACCCTTGGCAATGACACAGTTCAAAAAGACAAGATCATCAAGAGATATGTGATCATAATGTCCTGATAAAAGAACTTCAAGCCAACAACACGGGAATGTCAATTCCTTGCACTGCATAGTAGGATTGATGAGCTTGCCTAAAGAATTTAAGAAACCAAGAAGCCTTTCCTCATCCAGATGGATAAGAAGATGCTGGCAAAGAGAAGAGAACTGCTCGTCCATCAAAAAATCTTCAACCACATGCCATGCATCTTTGGAATTCTCCTCATACATTAAGTATAAAAATTGATCTACAAAATATTCTTCATCGATTTGCAGTATTTCACCATCTTTGATAGAATTAGCAAGCTCATCAGAAGACCAGAAATCTGGGACATACTCTAAGAAATTCTCCACTGTCTCGAGAACATCAAGATCACGAAAATAGTGAGGCTTGGTAGCAACTACAGCCGGAGATTGCCCATGCTTGCCTTTCCACTCAAGTTCTTCCCAGCACCTGTCACGATTTACAAACGCAAACTGCGAAAGTGCCTTAGCTCCCTTTCTATGTGTGGATTCCCCAGTAACAGCAAAGTGGCCAAACCACTGCATTATCCTGTTTGGATTTCCTGCAGATAGTCATAGGGGCATGTAAATTGTAAGCGATGGAAGCCACCCCAAATAGCATCTCAACCATTCCTGTTACATGGCAACAGTTCAACAGGAAATATAAAATATCACACCTAATTATTTGACTAAGGGACTACTAAAGCAGTCAGGACAAAGGGGCAATGAAACGTGCTCAGGACAAAAGGCCTTACAGTTGTATTAGATTGCTTAATATTACTTTCAGattagtaatatatatatatatatatatataatatttggTCTAATTTttaatatttatatatatagTTAAGGCGTCGCTTCGCCTTACGCCTTTTCGCTTAAAAGGTAAAAAGGGGGGGTGCTCGACTTAACTCGCCTTAATAACtatgaatgtgacattccacaactttccaaagtttatatataagcctatctcaaattcatggggtgagagatggagATTGAttatatagatttacatgctacttttctaatgtacaacttatagcacactcttctacttgcttttCTATTGCATAAATGTAgcgtataactatctctctcatataatttaggataatatacaaatatattacatagacaaatatattaacttaattatttttgtctaaattataattattagaatggaattcaattcccacgaaacaaacggggccttattagaatggaattcaattccaaggatCCAAACGGGACATTACTGATTTTGCTGGAGACTTAAGTAAGCAGGCATAACATAGGCTGATAGGCATCTGTAAATAATGACAAGAAGTTTCATGCCAAGCTCCAGCACTACACGCCTACACCATACTCAGAGATGTAGGCCATACCTAGATACACTTAAAAATAGGCCAAGAGACAGATATGATGTAGTTGTCACTGAAACACCATTTCAGTTTCCTTCTTGTACACAGCATGTGTCACTCATTTCCATAATACTATGTTAGCAAATTACCATGACATAGACACTGAGATAGGCTATATGTGGTATGCCATTTACAACATAATAGTCCTTACAGACAGCACAAGTTCAAATTGAGACTATTGAGTTAGGAGCCTATTTTATACAGGTTTTTTTGCAAACATGTTTCAAATAAGCAATTATTTGGGCGTATAAGTAAAGCAAAACAAGATGTATTTAAGTAACAGATAAAAATACAATCAGTTTTTAGCTCTTAGGAAAATTACCTCGGAAGAAATCCTCCAGTATATGGCCTTTTCTTGCTAGAATAGACCCAACCATTCTGGGTTTCTTATCGAAAATCATACGCAGCAAGCGAGCAGCGACATCACGCCTGGAATTCTTCCTCT
This genomic window contains:
- the LOC100278343 gene encoding uncharacterized protein LOC100278343; translated protein: MVQLFLQVPAECGSVNTVVVEGRRSLFHNVESIIKSLTKSAGRYEARLWLCATVSLVHSLSDCGQRDLFLDLLERKNSRRDVAARLLRMIFDKKPRMVGSILARKGHILEDFFRGNPNRIMQWFGHFAVTGESTHRKGAKALSQFAFVNRDRCWEELEWKGKHGQSPAVVATKPHYFRDLDVLETVENFLEYVPDFWSSDELANSIKDGEILQIDEEYFVDQFLYLMYEENSKDAWHVVEDFLMDEQFSSLCQHLLIHLDEERLLGFLNSLGKLINPTMQCKELTFPCCWLEVLLSGHYDHISLDDLVFLNCVIAKGRQLWRLMNDEEQHEEWGQMEELLKGGNHLTDADHFALMKELVETELPGVLKWVGIQSWIIFCELSKECKSGDSCESFFSHNKIEFHKADDYSLVRNYGFSISHMPDIDVEDLTRSSHKRRKRNRRKRHRYESDEDKFDELLELGSSDGKNGVESQRGSWRLSTDGFSASWDIMHSGIAERCMRSRTTLFSWDAEG